The genomic window AAGGATCATGGTGTTCATGGTGTAGCCTAAAAGTTCTAATATCATTAAAGACATAAACATAGACATTGGGATTGCAAAGCCCACGAATAGCGCACTTTTAAAGCCCATAAAGAACATTAAAACGGTAACAACTAATATGATACCAAATATAATATTGTTCACTAAATCGTCTACTTGACCAATGGTTTTGGAAGATTGATCGTTTGCAATACTTACTGTTAGATCTGGAGGAAAAACGTTTGCTATAGCATCATCAACAATAATTTGAATTTGTTCTGCCGCAGCCACCATATTTTTACCAGCACGTTTTTTCACATCTAGCATAACTACGGGATGCCCAAATTCTCTGGCGTATGTTGTTCTATCTTCATCTTTAAAGGTTACCGAGGCAACATCTTTTAAGTAAATGGGATTGTAACCTTCAGATTTTACAACAAAACTCTCAAGCTCTTTCGGATCTTCAATTTCACCGAGTATACGTATGGTACGTCGTTGTCCGCTAGTAATTAAATTACCTGCAGACATGGTTAAGTTTTCGCTGTTTATGGTGTTAATAATATCTGAAAAACTCACTTGTGCAGCCATCATTTTATAGATATCTACCGCAACTTCAACTTCTTTGTCTTGAGCACCACGAATATCTACTTTTTTAATTTCTTGAAGACTTTCAATTTCATCTTGAAGATATTCTCCAAACTCTTTAAGTTTATCTGTTGGGTAATCTCCAGAGATATTAATGTTTACAATTGGTGTTTCTTCAGATATGCTTAAATCGAAAACATCTGGTTCAACTTTGGCTCCATTAAATGAAGGCCAGTCTTCACTAGCTGTTTTAGAATCTATTTCGTCTTTAATCTTAGATTTTGCAGCCTCAACGGATATGCTTTCATCAAATTCAACAATAACAATGGAGTAATCTTCTTGTGAGGTTGAGGTGATTTCAACAATATTACTTATTGTTTTAATTTGGTCTTCAATAGGGTCTGTAATAAGTTTTTCAATATCTTCGGCGGTATTCCCCGGGTAAATCGAACTTATATAAATTTTAGTTTCTTTTATCTCAGGAAAATTCTCTCTCGGCATGCTAAAATATGCTCCAGTACCTAAAAACAGTATGGTTGCAATTAAAACATACATGGTTGTTTTATTGTTAATAGCCCAAGTGGATAACCAAAACTCTTTATCTACGCTTTTCTTTTTATCAGTCATTTTTTGGTCTTTAAAATTATTTAGCGTCTTTGTTAACAAGAATTCTTACATCTTGTCCTTCTTTAACGCTACGCGCACCTTCAACAATAATTTCTTCATTGTGTTCAATACCCGATAAAATTTCAATAAAATCGCCTTGAGTTTTTCCTGTTTCTACAATAACACGTTTTGCTTTGGCTAAATTGTCTTTTTTGTCTGTAATGGTATAAATGTACTGTTGACCTTCTGCATTTTCCGATATAATACTTTGCGGAATTAAAAACGCTTTATTGTTGGTGTAATCGTTAATTTTAAGCTTTGCCGTAAGGTTTGGTTTTATTTGTCTCTCTTTATTTGAAATTGCAATTTCCACTCTAAATGTTCTGTTTGCTGGATTAATAAAGTTTCCTGCTTGGCGTATTTTTGCGTCTATTTCTTTTCCTAAAACAGGAAAGTTTACTTTAACCTCTTTTCCTTTTGTTACTTCAGAAATGTAGCGCTCAGGAACTTCAGTTTCAATATACATGTTATCTAGGTTTACAATTCTAAATAATTGTGATTGTCCAGGAGCTACAACACTACCTTGGTCTGTTATTACATCGTCTATAGTACCAGAAAACGGAGCGCGAACAATGGTTTTCCCTACTTGTTGCTGTAATTGGTTAACAGCTTCTTGTTGTGCTTCAAAATTAGATTTAGCTTGTAAATATTGAATTTCACTACCTATTTTTTGGCTCCATAAACGGTCTTGGCGTTCAAAAGTTGTTTTAGCTAAATTAGTTTGTATTTTTATTTGTGCTAATTGTTGTGTTAAGCCACCATCGTCAATTTTCGCTAACATTTGGCCTTTACTTACGTGTTGACCTTCTTTTACATAAACCCGTGATAAGATGCCTGAATACTCAGGAAAAACAATTAAATTTTGCTTTGTATCTACACTACCTTGTAACTCTAGGTAGTGAGTAAAAACAATTTCTTTAGCTGTAAAGGTTGTAATTAAAGGTATTTTAGTTTGTGGATCTAATGTTTTTATTTTTGCATCTAGTTGTTTTAATTGATCTGCAATTTCTTGAGAAGAAACATCTAATTCGGCCTTCTTTTCTCTTATTAATTCCAAATTATTAGTCTCAATAATAGCTTCAACAGATTTGTTTTTTTTGCCACCACATGATGAAAGCACTAGGGTTGTGAGTAATAGTGAATATATATATTTCATTGTATTGTTGAGTTTATTAAATTATATAGTGATTAGTATATTTTTTTGATTGCGTTTTAATCTTCTTGATTTGTAATGGTTTCCAGTGCTACTTTGTTGTTTATTACATTTAGCATGGCTTGTAAAAACTCTTGTTGTGCTGTGTAAAGTTGTGTTTGTGCTTGTCTTAAATCGAAACTAGAAGCAATACCTTCAAAAAATTTAGTTTGATTTTTTTTCTCTATACGTTCCGCAAGGTTTAAGTTTTCTTTTTTATTAGAGTATTCTTCAATAGCAAATTGATAATCACTTTTTGCCGATGCAATTTCTAGTTTTAAACGTTGTTCGGTTTCTGTTAAATCGTCTTTTGCTTTTTCAAAATTAATACGGGCGCGTTGGGTTTTAGCTTTGGTACCTCCCGAACTAAAGATTGGAACGCTTAAGTTAACACCAAACAGACCATACCCATAATATTTTGTTTTATTTTGGAATAAATCGAAATCGTCACTGTAAGCAATATAACCTCCAGATAAAAAGGTGCTAAGTGTTGGTAAGTTTTTAGCTTTTTCTAGTTTTAATAATAGCTCTTTAGATGTTTTATCATTTTTTGCTATTTTGTAATCTATGGTGTTTTCTACAGAGAAAGGATTGTTTATAAAGCTTAAATCCATGTTTTTAGCCGCAAGTGTTTCTAAGTTATCAGTAAGTACGGTTTTGCTTTCAATGTCTATACCTAGATTGATGTTTAGCATTTGGTAAGCTACTTTTTTTAGTCTAATGCTGTTGTTTAAGTTGCTGTTAATACTTGATAACGTAATTTTTAGCTGCTCTACGCTTTCTTCTTCTTCTAAACCGTTTTCATAAATTTGAGTAATTTCATCTAGATTTTTTTGAAGAGTTATTTTATTACGTTCTAAGATGGCAACACTTTCTTCTGTTAATAACACATTTCCGTATGCATTAACAACGGCTTTTCTTACCTCTAAATCGGTTTTGATTTTGGCGTGTTTTGAGATTTCTAAATAAACCTTAGCAGATTGCAGTCCAACAATATAAGAACCATCAAACAATAATTGAGATAAAGTGGCTGAAGCATCTAATGAATGTTTTAAGCCAAAAGCAAAAGCTTCATTTGTACCATCTCCATCAAAATCTGCTAGAGAAACTTGCTGTTTTAGCCAGTTTTGATAATCTACAGTAGCATTAAGTTGAGGCAACCCTGTTGCTGTGGTTTCCCATTTTTGCTTTTTTGCAGCTTCAATGTCTCTGCCTGCATTTTTGGCTGTTCTATTATTTTCTAACGCAAAATTAATAGCATCCTCTAAAGAAAAGCTTTGATTATTTTCTTGCGAAATAGCTGTTATAGAAACTAATAAACTAAAAAATATAATTAGTTTGTTTTTCATTTTATGATTGAGTTTTTGTTATAAATTTATTTAAAGTTTCAAATCCTTTTTCGGTAACAATGGCTCTTAAGTGGTATTCTAAGTAACTTTCCATTAAGTAATCCATAGAGAATAACTCCGTTGGAAAAATGGTGCCATCTTTAATGCCTGTCATTCCATTAAAATACATTCTAGAAATAAAACCGATATCTATATTGGCACGAAACAATTCTGTGTCTATTCCTTTTTGAAGACTATCACTAACGGAATCGTGCATTTTTTCAAATTGTTTTAAATGTAGAGACGCATATATTTGAGGGTAATATTTTTTAAGCTGAAATTGAGGTGATGATTTTTCACTCTCTAGATGGTTCATTACAAACATTTTTATATCGTACAATTCCTCAATTGGGTTTATCGAATTACTGCAAATGTTGTCTATCCCATTACAAATAAGATCGAAAACAGAAAACGAAACCGCTTCTACTAATTTAGTTTTATTGGCGAAATGTACATAAATGGTTTTCTTCGATATGCCCATTTCGTGAGCAATATCGTCCATTGTAACACTTTTAAACCCTAGGTTTAAAAATAGATCGGTGGCTTTTTTTACTATTTTTTCTCTCATAATTCGGGGCAAATGTACAACGGGAAACTTTAAAAACAAAAATAGTTTCCTGAGTTTTAATGATTTTTTAATATTAAATTTACTTTGAGGGTTTTTAATATGGTGAATTCCTTTATTTTTGTCCGATGCTTTCAATAGAAAAATACCAAAACGAATTTGTCTCTTATTTAGAGAAATACTCAACAGTAAAAGAACCTAAAAACCTTTACGAACCTATTCAGTATATTTTAGAGTTAGGAGGAAAAAGATTACGGCCTGTTTTAACTTTAATGGCTGCCGATATATTTGGGAGTAACTACAAAGGGGCGTTAAATGCAGCATTAAGTATAGAGGTGTTTCATAATTTTTCTTTGGTTCATGATGATATTATGGACGATGCGCCATTAAGACGTGGACATGAAACCGTGCACGAAAAATGGGATATAAATACAGGGATTCTTTCTGGGGATGCTATGCTTATTATGGCATATCAACTTTTTGAAAACTACGAAGCACCTATTTTTCTTGAACTAGCTAAGCTGTTTAGTAAAACGGCTTTAGAGGTTTGTGAAGGTCAGCAATACGATGTTGATTTTGAAACTAGAACCGATGTGAGTATTCCTGAATATTTAATTATGATTGAATATAAAACGGCTGTTTTGGTTGCTGCTGCCATGAAAATGGGAGCTATTGTTGCAAAAGCTTCAAAAGAAGATCAAGATAATATTTATAATTTTGGGCGTTATTTAGGTATCGCATTTCAATTACAAGACGATTATTTGGATGCCTTTGGAGATCCAAAAACGTTTGGAAAACAGGTTGGTGGTGATATTATTGAAAATAAAAAAACGTATTTATATTTGAAAGCGTTAGAGTTTTCTAATGATGAAGATTGTGCTACGTTAAGTCAATTGTTTGCATCGAATCCAGAAGATGTTAGCTCGAAAATAGAAATGGCAAAACAGTTTTTTGTGAATTCAGGATCGGCTGAAGCTACTAAAAAAGCGATAGAGGATTATACCTTAAAAGCCTTTGCAGTGTTGGAGTCTTTAAATATTCCGGATGATAAAAAAGCCACTCTTAAAACGTTTGGTAGTAATTTAATGAACCGTACGGTTTAAATATTTATTTTTTTCCAAGGACGTGTAAACCTCAATTATGAAATTACCAACTAATTTTGATCATTTAATTGAAGAAGCAAATGCTTTGAATTTATATGAAAAACTAATTTTACAACTAAACAAAGATTTTTTGTTGGCAAATGTAGATTTGGATTTTCATGTAGAGGTTTTACCATCTAGTTTAAAATTACTTCTACACGAAACGGTTTACAGGCTTATTCAAGAAAAATTTAACGAGTATTTAAATTTACTTTACATTATTGATGTTTCTGAAAAGGAAGTAAAGGCTTTGAATGGTGATGATATTTTAGAATTATCTGAAGCTGTTACTTTTTTAATTTTGAAACGCGAATGGCAGAAGGTTTGGTTTAAAAACAAGTATTCATAATTTAATGAAGATAATTTTGTCCTATTTAAAATATCTTCATATATTTGTAGTGTAAAATTAATATTATGTTTTCTAAAGCTTGTGAATACGGAATTAAAGCAGTTATTTTTATTGCTATAAAATCCTACGAAGATTTGCGTGTTAGTCCCAAAGAAATAGCCGAAAAAATTGATTCTCCTCAAGCGTTTACTGCAAAAATTTTACAATCTTTAGTACATCATGATATTGTAAACTCTATAAAAGGAGCGCATGGTGGTTTTGAAATACAAAAAGATAGAATTAGCCAGATTAAATTAGCCGAAATTGTAAAGGCTATTGATGGCGATAGCATTTATATGGGTTGTGGATTAGGTTTAGAAAAATGTGATGAAAACCATCCGTGTCCTGCACACGACAAATTTAAAATTGTTAGGGATGAGCTTCAAAACATGCTAGAAAACACAACTCTAGAAGAATTAGCGCTTAATATTAAATCTGGAACATCATTTTTAAGAGTCTAAAAAAAATTTAAATATAAATAGGATAAATTTATCCGAAATAAAATAATTATGGAAACATTACATACAGATACACAAAAACAAATAGGACAATTTGTTGCCGAAGATTTTAGAACTGCGGCTGTTTTTTCTAAACACAAAATAGATTTTTGCTGCAATGGAAACCGATCTATTGAAGAAGCTTGCGAAAAAAAAGGAATTGATAGTAATAGATTGCTGGAAGAGCTAGAGGCTGTATTAAATACGTCTACAGGTCAATCTATAGATTATAAATCTTGGCCTTTAGATTTGCTTGCAGAATATATTGAGAAAAAACACCACAGATATGTGGAAGAGAAGATTCCGGTATTACGTCAGTTTTTGGATAAACTTTGTAAAGTGCATGGTGAGCGTCATCCCGAGCTTTTTAAAATTAATGAATTATTTACAGCTTCGGCAGGAGAATTATCGGCTCACTTGAAAAAAGAAGAACTTGTGCTTTTTCCTTTCATAAAAAAAATGGTAAAAGCCACTTTAGATAAAAGTGCTGTTCAAGCTCCACATTTTGGAACTGTTGAAAACCCTATCGCTATGATGATGGAAGAGCATGATACCGAAGGCGGACGTTTTAGACAGATTGCTGAACTTACTGATAATTATACGCCTCCGGCAGATGCTTGTAACACTTACAAGGTAACATATGCTATGCTAGAAGAATTTGAAAAAGACTTGCATTTACACATACATTTAGAAAATAATATTTTATTTCCTGAGGCTGTAAAATTGGAGAAACAGTTTAGTTAATATTAAATATTAATTAGTATTTTAATTAAGAAATCCTGGAGCATTAATTTTAAAAATGTTCTGGGATTTTTGTTGTTAACACATATAATTATATGTGTTTCACTTTTTTTGTTGATAATCTGTTAGAGATTTAAATGCCGTCAAAACAAGCAAGTAACTGAAAATGTTTAGCTGATTTTAATCATGTTTATTTGCCTTTTTTTTGAATAACTTTAAGAATTAATCGGTAACGCTATGAAAAACATACTCTTACTTTCTGATTTTTCTACTAATTCGAAAAATGCCATACACTATGCTATGCGTTTTTTTAAAAATCAAAAATGTATATTTCATCTAATGCATGTGCATAAAACAGGTAGTTATACATCCGATGATTTAATGCATTCTCCAAAAGAAAGTATTTACGAATCCATTACGCGAGAACCTCGAGAGAAGTTAAATAGCATAAAGGAAGATTTAAAGGAAACTTATAAAAACCTTAATCATCAATTTGAAATTCATATAGATTTTGATGTATTTATAGATGCAATTAATCAGGCGGTAAAAAACAAAAAAATAGACTTTATCATTATTGGAACAAATGGTGCTACAAGTGCTAAGGAAATTTTTTTGGGTAGCAATACTATTAATGTGATTAGAAAAGTGAACTGTAAAACTTTAGTTATTCCCGAAGATTACAGATTTACGCCAATTAAAGAATTATTGTTGCCATTAGATCCTCGAGATGTTATTGATGGAAAACAGTTTACGGACTTATTAGAGTTTATGGAAACCTATCAATTAAATCTAAATGTTTTGAGAGTTAATCCTAATAAAGAAAATGCAGAAATAGAGAAACAAGATGTATCTAATCTATCCATTTTAAAATGTAAATATCAAGTTGTAAATAATGTCCCAATAGATTTTGCTGTGCTAAGTTATTTGAAAACAAACACTATAGATTTTATTTCTTTATTTGTAAAAAACAAAGGCTTTCTAGAGCATTTATTTTCAAAAGGAAATACTAAGATTAATATTTCTAAAATACCAAAACCTATGCTTGTGTTACATGGCTAATCACCGGGCTTTTAATTTCAACCAAACAAAATAATTTTTATTTAAAATTAAAATAGAGGTTTACTATTACGTAAAATGTAAGAATGCCCAAAAAAAGTGTGCTTATTTTAGAGTTCTAAAGTACTCTAAAATAGCTCTTGCATCTTCTTCTGTAAGGTGTTGGTTTGCCATTGGAGCTCCATTAAATTCTTTTAATAAATCTTTCGCTAATGGATCTTCTTTTACCATTTGCTCAGGATTTAATATCATATTCATAACCCATTCTGGAGTTCTTCGTTCTAAAACACCAGTTGGAGCAGGACCTATAAATTTTTTATCGGCTCTATGGCATGCGGTGCACATTTTTTTATATACATCGGCTCCATGTGTAGCCATTTTTTGATCTACTTCTGCAGCGAGCGTTACAGATTTGATTGGTCCAATACCTTTATTGGCTAAATCTATCTTTTTAGATGCAGGAACTTGTTCTGCTTTTTGGGTAGTGGCTTTTTCAGTTGGTGCTGTTTTTTGGTATGAGAAGCCTTCTTTCTTCTTTTCGTCTTTGCTTCCACAACTTATTAGTAGTGTTACAAATAATACAGCCATTAATTTTAGTGCTCGTTTCATGTTCTACGAATTTTACTACTCAAAATTAAAGACTATTCTAGGTTTAAAACATGATAAAAATCATAGTTAATATGCGGATATTTTATTTCTTGTTGTGATCTTTATAATTTTGATGATGGTTTAAGGGAGAATGAGTCTATAGTTAGTTTTTTAGAAGATTAATTTTTTAAAATAAATACTAAATTTTTATAAAAAGCACCAATGTCTATACTTGTATTACTCGCTTAATTATATTTGTAGATAATTAAATAGGTTTGCTATATTTAGTATTCCATAAAACCTGATAATGCCTAAAAAATTAGTAGTAGTCTGTTTATTTAATTTTCTAATTGCAGCCTTAATGGGTTTGGCTTTGCGCTATTCATTTTTAGATTCGGTAGGGTTAAATTATAGGTTTTTAACGCATGCACATTCTCATGTAGCTATGTTGGGTTGGGTGTATTTAATGCTTTACGTATGCATTGTGCATTATTTTGTACCCGAAAACAAACCAGTTTTCACGAAGTTATTTTGGTTTACGGAATTTGCCGTTATCGGGATGGTATTAAGTTTTCCCTTTCAAGGCTATGCGGTTGTTTCTATATCCTTTTCAACCTTGCATATTTTTTGTAGTTATTATTTTGTTTACCTCGTTTGGAAACATCATAAAACAGAATCTATAGTTACTAGTAGGTTATTAAAAACAGCGCTCGTTTTTATGGTTGTGTCTACAGCAGGAGTTTGGTGTTTAGGACCTGCGGTGTCTATGTTGGGGCAAGCTTCTGCATTTTACCAAATAGCAATTCAATTCTTTTTACACTTTCAGTTTAATGGATGGTTTTTAATTGCCGTTTTTGCAGTGTTTTTTCATCTATTTAAAGTTGAAAACACAAAAGTATTCAGGCTTTTTTACTGGGTGTTAATAGCATCGACCATTTTTACTTTTGCACTTCCTGTTCAATGGTTTGCTCCACATGGCTTATTGCCTTGGATTAATGGGTTTGGAGTTGTTTTGCAGCTTGTGGCACTTGTTTTGTTTATAAAACTTATTAAGTTTAAAGCTTACCAGAAACTCAATAAAGATAAAAGTATTGTGATTAACTTATACCGTTTTGCTGTTCTTTGCTTTGTTTTAAAAACTGTTTTCCAAGCATCTTCTATTTTTCCGGAATTTTCAAACGTGGTTTACACACATCGTAATTTTGTTATTGGTTTTATTCATTTGTTAATGCTTGGTGTAATTTCTGGATTTCTGTTTTCTTTTATTCTGAAAAATAATTTATTAACCTACTCCAAAATAGCTTATGTTGGACTATATAGCTTTTTAAGCGGATTTATTTTAACTGAAATTATGTTGCTTATTCAAGGTTATAAGTTTTTTGTTGGAAGCGGGATGTTGCCAAATTATTACCTGTTACTTTTTTTATGTAGTATTTTATTACCTTTCGGTATTGCTTTAATCCTGTTTAATTTAATAAAGAATAAGGTTGCTTAAAATCAATTTCAGGTAAAAATTGAGTCCTTGTTATTTAACCGTTTTTAAAATGGTTTCAATAGTTTCTTTATTGTCAACACCTAAACCTTCTTGTTGGTGTATTAATTCGCCTGCTGGATTAAATACACTTATAATATTGGAGTGAGAAAAATCTATAGGAGAAATTTCTTTGTATTTCATAGATAGTACATTCGCAAATTCACGAACGCCACTTTCTGTTCCTTGAAGAAACATCCACTGTTCGCCGTCCATAACATTTTCTATGGCAAAAGATTTTAAACGTTTTGGTGTGTCGGTTAATGGGTCTATACTTATTAAAACAAATTGAATATCTTTTATTTTTTCATCAGGAATTTGTGCTTCAATATTTCGCATATCGGCAACTAGTCTAGGGCAAGCTGCTTTACATGAGGTGTAAATCATTACCATAACTAAAGTTTTTCCTTTTAATTCTTTCAATTCAATCGTTTTGTTTTCTTCAGTTTGCCAAAGTGAGGTTAAATTGAATATCGATGTATCGGAAATTTCATTATCACTTAAAAGTTTTTCTGGTGTTGCATTAATGGATATTAAATCCATTTTACAAACAGTACAATTTCCTGGAGCGTTATAAGTTTTGTTGCCTTCGCATTTCATTGGGCATTGAAAAACTTGTGATGTTTCAGTGTTTTTCTTTTTATCAGAATTACAGTTTTGTAACAGCAAACCTGAAACAAATAATATAAGGATGTATTTTAAAGGTTTCATATAAGTTTATTTTTTTATAGGTTTTACGCAACGAAATCCTAAGTTTTTCATTGAGTATTTAGCTTTTAAACTTCCGCGTATAGCGTAACGCATAAATGCAGCATAGTTCATTAAGTCGGTTGCATTTAAAGAGGCGCTTCCACAGAATAAATTGGAATCTTTGTCTCCGTCTTTTCGCGATTCACCAGAAATTAAAACGGAATTAAAATCTAATGTCCATTCCCAAACTAAGCCATGTAGGTCGTAAATGCCCCATACGTTTTTAGGGCGTAATCCAATGGTGTTTTCATTGGAGTGTGGCGCTTCATACCAAGCTAGTATTTTTTTATTGAAGGATGGTTTAACGCGAGCATCCTTTGTGGTTTCGTCTGCCATGGCTGCGTATTCCCATTCATCTATGGTGGGTAATCGTTTGTCTTGGCATTCACAATAGGCTTTGGCGGCGTACCATGAAATATAAGTTGCCGGGCTATTTAGGTTTTCAGATGGTTTTAATTCTAAATCCGATTTCCAATTCGCTAAATAACTTTTATCTGAAAATAATTTTAGAATTTTAGATTTTTGCCATTTTGGATGTTCTTTTATAAAATTAAGATATTCTGCGTTGGTAACAGGGTAAACGTCCATTTCGAAATCTTTAACTTCTACAACAGTTGAATCTCTACCATATAAAGGAAGGTATCTACTGCCTTCAATATAAACCATACCTTTAGATTGGCTAAAAGCACATGTTTGGGTAACCAACAAAACAAACAATAATCTAAAGGCTAGGTTTTTCATAATATTACTTATTAGTTACTGTTTTTTACTTTTTCTACCATGGCTTTTGTAATTACTTTTTTAGAGTTGCCCCAGCTGTTATATACGTAGGTTAACACATTTGCAATTTCATCTGAAGATAACATTTGGCGTGTCATTACGCTGTTATATTTTTCACCATTAACTGTAAGTTCTCCTGTTTTACCATGAAGTACAATACCGATAGCGCGATCTACATCGGCGTTTAAATAATCGGATTTTGCTAAAGGAGGAAACGCATTTGGAATACCTTGACCTTCTGCTTGGTGACAAGCAAAGCAGGTTTGCATATAGGCTTGTTTGCCAAATTCCATTTGTTCGTCGAAAGATTTTGCTGGAACTTCAGAAGCTACAATTTCATCTGTTGTTGGCATGTTTTGAATTCCAGGGCCTTCTGGTAAATAAATATCATCACGTATTTCTCCAGAGTAAATCTTCTTGTTGAGTTCGCCTTCAACTTTAAGCATCCCTAAGGCTCCTTTGTTGAATGCTCTAAAAATAGAGTGATCAACAATAATAAAAGTTCCAGGTACTTCTACTTTAAGTTCTACCATGGCGGCTCCACCGGCTGGAATTAAGGTAGTTTGTACATTTTTGTTTATTTGTTCGCCTCCTTCAATATGTACTCTGTCGAATATTTCACCAATAACATGAAAAGAAGATACTAATCCTGGACCACCATTTCCAACAAAAAGTCTTACCGTTTCGCCCACTTTGGCTGTTAATGCAT from Algibacter sp. L1A34 includes these protein-coding regions:
- the nirK gene encoding copper-containing nitrite reductase; this encodes MRQSHLLCSLTFLSTLLLTSCFDSKEKEYQSTADIPVSREMMAELTSPPNVPTPIGRRKAKKLIVKMEILEKEGEMTDGVKYMYWTFGGTVPGSFIRTRVGDEVEFHLQNHPDNKLPHNIDMHAVTGPGGGAESSFVAPGHEKTFSFKTLNPGLYVYHCATAPVGMHIANGMYGLILVEPEGGLPPVDKEYYIMQGDFYTKGANGERGLQPFDMQKAVNETADYVVFNGKVGALTGDNALTAKVGETVRLFVGNGGPGLVSSFHVIGEIFDRVHIEGGEQINKNVQTTLIPAGGAAMVELKVEVPGTFIIVDHSIFRAFNKGALGMLKVEGELNKKIYSGEIRDDIYLPEGPGIQNMPTTDEIVASEVPAKSFDEQMEFGKQAYMQTCFACHQAEGQGIPNAFPPLAKSDYLNADVDRAIGIVLHGKTGELTVNGEKYNSVMTRQMLSSDEIANVLTYVYNSWGNSKKVITKAMVEKVKNSN